The DNA region CGCCGGAGTGCCACGAGGAACGTCTCGGCGACGAGGTCGTGCGCGGTCTCCGTGCCGACACGGCGCGCGAGATAGCGCTGGAGCGGAGCCGCGTGGGCGTCGAAGAGCATGCCGAAGACGGGAGCGGGATCGGGGCCACCGAGATCCGGCCTGTCCGGTCCACGCGAGCCGGCCTGCTCGTGATCGTCTTTCATCACCTGCACGATCGCTCTTGCCCGATGACCCCTCCAGCGTTCATCCGATCCTACTTTCGTCGTGGGCCGACCGGGGAAAGCGCAGGTGAAGCCGCAGACAAAAGCCGCGGGACCGGCGATCATGTTCACTATTCACCATTCAAAAGTGAAACTGGGGAAGGATTACCATGCGTCGATTCAGGACCGTGGTCGTCGCCGCGCTCGCGGCGTCCGCGTTGATCACCGCTCCGGCGGTGGCCCAGGCGGGCAATGCCGTTGACGTGAACGCGATGGCGCCGCCCGCCAAGGTCGAAGGGGTCCGGGCGGCCGCGGAGCTCAACATCCAGTACCAGATCCAGGAGACCGGGTACTGGTGCGGCCCGGCCGCGACCCGGATCGCCATCTCGGCCAAGAACGGCAACCCGCCGAGCCAGCAGCAGCTCGCGAACGAACTGCCGACCACCACCAACGGCACCGACTGGATCGGGCAGGTCACCCGCGTCCTCAACAACCACGTCGCCGGTGGCTGGTACGAGACCAAGGAGATGCCGAACGACCCGCCGACCCAGGCGCAGCGCGACCTGCTGTGGCGCGACATCGTGCTGGACATCGACAAGGGCTACGCGATCGTCGCGAACATCGTCGCCCCGGCGGACAACCACCCGCCGGGCTACCCGAACTACACGATCTACCACTACTTCACGATCATCGGCTACAACAGCGACAACATGACGGTGAAGATCGCCGACCCGGCCAACTTCGGCGGCAACCAGATCTACTGGCTCACCTTCAACCAGCTCGCCACCCTGATCCCGCCGAAGGGCTACTCGGCCTGATCCCCGCCGCGTTTCGTCCTCTGAACGCGTTACTTGCACGCGCAAGGACCGCATTCAGAGGACGAAACGCGCGGGTTGTACGAATCTTGTACGGGAGGGCTCGAAGCTGACGGGCATGCGCATCAAGACGCTCGGTCTGCTGGCCGCCTCGCTGCTGGCCCTGGCCGCCACCCCGGCCATGGCCGCCGACGGCAACCCGCTCGAGAAGACCAACGGCTTCTACGTCGACCCGAACTCCAACCCCGCGGTCTGGGTCAAGGACCACCCGGGCAGCACCGCCGACAAGATCAAGGCCGCCATCTCCACCAAGGCCGGCGCGCGCTGGTTCGGCAACTGGAGCGGCGACATCAAGAAGGCCGTCGACGGCTACACCTACGCCGCCGACGTCGCGGACAAGCTGCCGATCCTGGTCGCGTACAACATCCCCGGCCGTGACTGCGGCGGCCACTCCGGCGGCGGCGCGGGCAGCCCGGAGGCGTACCGGACCTGGATCTCGAACTTCGCCGACGGCATCGGCGGCAAACCCGCGGTCGTCGTCATCGAGCCGGACGCGCTCGCGCAGGTCGACTGCCTGCCCACCGGTGAGCGCCAGACCCGCCTCGACCTCCTCAAGTACGCCGCCGAGCAGTTCGCCGCGAAGGCCCCGAACACCTGGGCGTACATGGACGGCGGCAACTCGACCTGGATCCCGGCCGCGACCATGGCCGACCGGCTCAACGCCGTCGGGGTGAAGTCGATCCGCGGTCTCGCGATCAACGTGTCGAACTACAAGACCACCACCGATTCGGCGAACTACGGCAAGGCGGTCAGCGCCGCGCTGTCGAGCAAGTACGGCTACACCAAGCCGTTCGTGATCGACACGAGCCGCAACGGCAACGGCCCGCTGGGCTCCGAGTGGTGCAACCCGGCCGGGCGCAAGCTCGGGGCGACCTCGCAGACCGGCGGCGGCGCCGAGATGCTCCTCTGGGTCAAGGTGCCCGGCGATTCCGATGGCAAATGCGGGATCGCGCCGAACGTCGAAGCCGGTCAGTTCAGCCCCGATCTCGCCCTGCGCCTGATCAGCGGCACCTGACCGCACCCCTGAAGCCCGTCGCGCCGGCTGCTCGTCTGTGACCTTCGTTCTCCCGAGAAGGCGAAGGCCACGACCCCTTGGACAGCAGCCGGCGCGACGCCTCCATTTCCACACTCCTGGTAGTACGGTGACCTGAGTCACAGTCTCTATCGAGGAGGGCGTCGCCGTGGAGTTCCAGCTGGGGATCGGTACCAGGAAGGGCTTGTTCCTCGCCCGCAGCGAGGACCGCGAGAACTGGGAACTCTCCGAGCCGAAGTTCCCGATGGAGGCGGTGCGCGCGGTCGCGCTGACCCCCGCCAAGGTCTACGCGGCCGCGGTCAACGAGCACTTCGGCCCGACGATCGCGACGTCCGGGGACTTCGGCGAGACCTGGGCCGAACCCGATCACGCCCCGGTGGCCTTCCCCGCCGACACGGAGACCGCGCTCGAAGGCATCTGGCAGATCGTGCTCGCCGGTGACGTCGTCTACGCCGGTGTCGAGCCGTCCGCGCTGTTCCGGTCCGAGGACGGCGGCGAGACCTTCGAACTCGTGCGCGGCCTGTGGGATCACGAGCACCGTCCACACTGGACTCCCGGTGGCGGCGGCCAGATGATCCACACGATCCTGCCGCATCCCACGGATCCCCGGCGGATCACCGTCGCCATGTCGACGGGCGGCGTCTACCGGACCGAGGACGGCGGCAAGAGCTGGACGGCGTCGAACCGCGGGATCAGCGCGGGATTCCTGCCCGACGAGGAGCCCGAATTCGGGCAGTGCGTGCACAAGGTCGCGATGCATCCGGCGCGGCCCGAACGGTTCTTCCTGCAGAACCACGGCGGTGTCTACCGCAGCGACGACGACGCGAAGACGTGGAAGTCCATCGCCGGCGGGCTGCCGAACGATTTCGGATTCGCCATGGTCGTCCATCCGAGCAAGCCGGACACCGTCTACAACTTCCCCTTGGTGGCCGACGTGCTCCGCTTCCCGCCGGAGGGCCGCTGCCGCGTCTACCGCAGCGAGGACGCGGGCGAGACCTGGACGGGGCTCGGAAACGGCTTGCCGGACAAGGGTTTCTACGCAGGCGTGCTCCGGGACGGCATGTGCGTCGACGCGCGGGACGGTATCTACTTCGGCACGCGATCCGGTGAGGTGTGGGCCAGTCCCGACGGAGGCGACAGCTGGCATCAGGTGGCCGCGCATCTGCCGGACGTGCTGTGCGTTCGGGCCCAGGTGGTCTAGATGGTCCGGGTCCTGCTGCCCGCGATGCTGCGGCCGCTCGCGGGCGGCGCGGGGACGCTCGAAGTCGACGCCCCGACGCTCGACGCCGTCCTGGACTCGCTCGGCGCCCGTTACCCCGCGCTGGAGCGCCGTCTGCGTGACGAGACGGGCGCGCTGCGGCGATACGTGAACTTCTATGTGGACGGTGAGGAATGCCGCCGTCTCGACGGCGCGAAGACCTCGCTCGCGGAGGCTGCGGAAGTGCAGATCATCCCGTCGGTCGCCGGGGGCTGAAGGGGACTTTCCCCGCATCCTGTGCGGGGAAAGCGCCCTTCACCTCTTGAGACGCGGGGAAAGCGTCCTTCAGCTCCTATTGGGAAAGCAGGTTCGCGCAGCGGATCAGCCCGATATGCGAGTACGCCTGCGGGTGGTTGCCCAGCGACCGCTCCGCGATCGGGTCGAACTGCTCGGGCAGCAGACCGGTCGGGCCCGCGGCGTCGACGATCTGCGTGAACAGTTCCTCGGCCTCGGTGCGCCGCCCGGTGAGCAGATACGCCTCGATGAGCCAGGCCGCGCAGATGTGGAAACCGCCCTCGCCGCCGGGAAGGCCGTCGTCGCGGCGGTACCGGTACACGGTGGACCCGCTGCGCAGCTCCGCCTCGATCGCGGTCACCGTGGACTGGAAGCGCGGGTCGGCCGGATCGATCAGCCCGGTCAGCCCGACGAACAGCGAAGCGGCGTCGAGGTCCGTTCCGTCGTAGGCGGTGGTGAAGGCCTGGACCTCTTCGTTCCAGCCCTTCTCCAGCACGTCCGCGGCGATCTCGTCACGCAGCGAAGGCCACGCGCCCGGCACCGCACGGCCGTAGACCTCGCCCAGTTTGACCGCCCGGTCGATGGTCACCCAGCACATCACCCGCGAGTACACCCGGTGGCGCGGCACGTGCCGCTCCTCCCAGATGCCGTGGTCCGGCTCGTTCCAGCGCCGCGTGACGGCCTCGGCCATCGCGCGCACCATCTGCCAGTCCTCGTCGCGCAGCTCGCCGCGCGCCTCCGCCAGCGTCTGCACGAGCTCGACGACCGGGCCGAACACGTCCAGCTGCACCTGGTGGTTCGCCAGGTTGCCGACGCGGACCGGCCGCGAACCGGCGTACCCGGGCAGCGATTCGATGACCGCTTCGGCGCCGATTACGCTGCCCGCCAAGGTGTACAGCGGGTGCAGCCGTTCCGGACCGGCCAAAGTGGACAGAACGCCGTGCAGCCACCGGAGGTAGCCTTCGGCCTCTTCGGTCGAGCCGAGGTGGACCAGCTCGCGCACGGTCATGGCCGCGTCACGGATCCAGCAGTAGCGGTAGTCCCAGTTGCGGACGCCGCCGATCTCCTCCGGCAGCGAGGAGGTCGCCGCCGCGAGCACGCCGCCGGTGTCGGTGTTCACCAGTCCGCGCAGGGTGAGCGCCGACCGGCCGACGAGGTCGGTCTGGACGCTGGGCAGCTTGAGCGTGCGCGCCCAGGTGCTCCAGTAGTCGCCCGCGCGCGCCCGGCGGTCCACTTCGGACAGTTCGTGTGCGCCGAGATCCGATGTGCCGCAACGGAGTTCGAGCACCACCGGGTTCTCCGGGGAGGGGGTGACGAGCGCCGTCGCGGTGTCGTTCATGCCGTCGGAGGTGATCTCCCACTCCACGCCGGGCGAGCGCAGCGCGAACGGTTCCGAGGTGCCCTGCACCAGGAGCCCGTCGCCCTCGGCGACCAGCTTCACCGGCACGCCGCCGAATTCGGGCCGCGGCGCGAACACGATCTCCGCCGCCGTCTCGCCCGAGATCACCCGGACGAGATCCGTGCGGTGCGCGGGGCTCTCCGGTTCGAGGTAGTCGGTGACGAGCAGCCGCGACCAGCGGGTCTCGACCGTCATCGTGTTCGGCAGGTAACGCTGCCCGAGCGGCAGGCCGTTGCGGTGCGGCTTGATCGAGAAGTGACCGGCGCCGGCGCCGCCGAGCAGGTCCGCGAAGATCGCGGGCGCGTCGGGGCCGGGGTGGCACAGCCAGGTCAGCCGGGCGTCTGGCGTGACCAGCGCGACCGAACGTTCGTTGGCCAGCAGGGAAAGCCGCTCGATCGGCGGCGCCTGCTCGCCGTAGAGCCAGTTGCGCCGCTCTTCGAGCAGGAAGGCGAGCGCCATCGCGACGTCGACGGTGTCCGGGACCCGGTACTGGGCGAGGCTTTCGCCGTCGCCGACCTTCACACCGAGGTCCGGGCCGGAGATCCGGGCGAACGCCTTCTCGTCGGTGACGTCGTCGCCGAGGAAGACCGCCGCCGTCGCGCCGACCTGGTGGCGCAGGGTGTCCAGCGCGCGGCCCTTGTCCGTCTGGACGACCGCGAGCTCGACGACCTCCTTGCCGTCGGTCGTGGACACGCCCTCCCATTTCGAAGGTCCATTGTGGACATCACGGAGAACCCGGCGGCCCGCCTCGTGTTCGGCGCGGCGGACGTGCACCGCGATGCTCGCGGGCTTGACCTCGAGCGAGACGCCCGGCACGTCGAGCACCAGGTTCTCCAGCTCGGCTTCGAGCCGTCTGTGGAGTTCGCGGGCCTTGTCGTCGAGCGCGTGGATGAAGCCGATGTCGAACTCGGACCCGTGGCTGCCGACCAGGTTCACCTCGGCCGGGAGACGGGACAGAGTGGCGAGATCGCGCAGCGCGCGGCCGGAGATGACCGCGGTGGTCGTCTCGTGCAGGCCGGCGAGCGACCTGAGGGCGCCTACCGATTCGGGCAGGGGACGGGCTTCGTCCGGGTTGGCCGTGATCGGAGCCAGCGTGCCGTCGTAGTCGCAGGCGACCAGCAGCCGCGGGGTGCGCGCGACCTGGACAATCGCGCGCCGCAGCTCGGCGGGCAGTGCCTCGGCGGTCAACGATTTCTCCTCGGGAAAGTATGCGGGGTAGGGGGATCAGTCGGCCGGTTCGGCACCGAGCGCTTGGAGGAACGAGCGCGCCCAGCGGTCGACGTCATGCGTGAGGACCTGTCGACGCATGGCGCGCATACGGCGGCGTCCCTCTGCGGGGTCGAGCGTAATGGCAGTCTCCAAGGCGTTCTTCACCCCGTCCAGATCATGCGGGTTGACCAGGAGCGCACTGGTCAGCTCGGCCGCGGCGCCGGCGAACTCCGAAAGCACGAGCGAACCGCCCAGGTCGTGGCGGCAGGCGACGTACTCCTTGCAGACGAGGTTCATCCCGTCACGCAGGGGAGTGACCACCATGACGTCGGCCGCGGAGAAGAAGGCGGCCAGCTCCGTCCGGTTCACGGACTGATGCAGATAATGCACGACCGGGTGACCCACGCGGGCGAACTCGCCGTTGATCCGCCCGACCATCTGCTCGATGTCGCCGCGCATCCGCTGGTAGTGCTCGACGCGCTCGCGGCTCGGTGTGGCCAGCTGGACGAACGTGACGTCCTCCGGACGGACGCGGCCCTCGTGCAGCAGCTCGTGCAGCGCCTGCAACCGCAGGTCGATGCCCTTGGTGTAGTCGAGCCGGTCGACGCCGAGCAGGACCTTCTTCGGATTGCCCAGGTCACGGCGCAGCTGGGCGGCGCGTTCGGCGACGCCCTTGGTCTTGGCGAGTTTGTCGAGGCCGATGGCGTCGATGGAGATCGGGAACGCGCCGACCCGCACCGTGCGGTCGCCGACCTGCATCAGGCCGGGGCGGGTGCGGATGCCGACCGCGCCGCGGCTGGATTCGAGACCGGCCAGCTGCCGCGCCAGCCAGAGGAAGTTCTGCGCGCCACCCGGCCGGTGGAAGCCGACGAGGTCGGCCCCGACCAGGCCGCGGACGATCTCGGTCCGCCACGGCATCTGCATGAACAACTCGACCGGGGGGAACGGGATGTGCAGGAAGAACCCGATCCGGAGATCGGGACGCAGCTCGCGGAGCATCGCCGGGACCAGTTGCAGCTGGTAGTCCTGGATCCACACGGTCGCGCCCTCGGCGGCGACCTTCGCGCTCGCTTCGGCGAAGCGCCGGTTCACCCGGACGTAGGACTCCCACCAGCTCCGGTCGAACACCGGCCGCGCCACCACGTCGTGGTACAGCGGCCAGAGCGTCGCGTTGGAGAAGCCCTCGTAGTAGTCGCGGACGTCGTCCGAGGTCAGGGAGACCGGGTGCAGTACCAGGCCGTCGTCGTCGAACTCCTCGACGTCGACGTCGGGCACACCCGGCCACCCGACCCAGGCTCCCTTGCGCGACCGCAGGAAGGGTTCGAGCGCCGACACCAGCCCGCCGGGGCTCGCCGTCCAGCGCCTGCTTCCGTCGGCGGTCCGTTCGAGGTCCACCGGGAGCCGGTTCGCCACCACCACGAAATCCGCGGAGGCCGTTCTGCTCGTCTCGGCAATCACTTCGTCCACCAGCCGCTCCCTCGAATCGCGGGTCGCTGCCCTAAGCGGAAACCCTATCGCGCGAGGAGGCCACGACCCGTCGCCGAGCGATCACTCCAAGCGTCGTTCGGCGGGTTCCAGCGGACCCGCCATCCGCGGCCCGGCGAATTTGCGTTCCAGCCTGCCGAGCCCCGTGCGCACCGGCTGCGCCAGGTATTCGCCGAGTACCACACCCGCTGCCAGGGCAAGCCCGATCGCGACCGCGGTCATCAGCGTCGAGATGTTCCCGCCGGACTCGACGCCCAATTGGTATAGACCACGATAGGTGGAGAGGCCGGGGAGGAGGGGCGTGATGCCGGACACAGCCACCACGAGCGGCGTCACCTTGAGGCGCCGGGCGAGCACGCCGCCGCAGAAACCGACCAGCGTGGCGGCGACCGCGGACGAACTGACGGCCTGGAAATCGGTCAGCATCAAGGCCCCGTAGACCGCGCCGCCGACGGCGCCCGCCGCCCCCGCGACGATCATCGCGCGCAGCGTCGAATACGAGGCGAGCGCGAAGCAGGCCGACGCGCCGACGCTGCCGAGGATGATGATCGGCAGGTCCTGCGGCGTCGACGAGACGACCTCGGGCAGCGGCGTCAGGGGGAGATCGAGCAGCAGCGCGATCTTCAGCGCCAGCACCACGCCCGCGATCAGCCCGGCACTCATCAGCGCCGTTTCCATCGTGCGCCCGGCCGCCGTGACGTAGTAGCCGGTGATGGCGTCCTGCACGGCGGAGACCGTGGAGAGCCCGGACAGCAGCACGGTGACGGCCGCCGCGACGACCAGCGTCGGTTTGTCCGTGGTGAGCAGGTCGCTGCTGACTATCGCCATCGCCGACAGGGTCGCGACCAGGCCGCCGATCACCTGCTGGAAGAAGAACGGCAGCGCGAAGCGGTTCAAGAACCGGCCGAGCCGGTCGATGACCGCGCTGATCACCAGCGCGACCAGCGCGACGTCGATGCTGCCGCCGAGGATCAGGGTGATGAACGCGGCCAGTCCGCCCCAGGCGGCCGTGGCCACCCAACGGGGGTACGGGTGCGGCGCGGTCGTGATCCGCTGCAGTTCCTGCTGGGCCTCTTCGGCGCCGATGTTGCCGCGGACGATCCGGCGGACCAGGGTCTCGGTCTGGGTGAGCCGCGTGTAGTCGAGGCTGCGCGAGCGGACGACGCGCAGCGCCGTCACCGGCGCCATGTCGGTGCCGCGGTGGCAGGTCACCGTGATCGATGTGAAGATCACGTCGACCTCGCAGTGCGGGAGGCCGAGCGCCGAGGTCAGCGCGATGATCGTCGCGGTGACGTCGGAGGCGCCGGCGCCGCTCGACATCTGGACCTCGCCGATGCGCAGGACGAGGTCCAGGACGAAGTTGACCGTCGTGTCGTCCGGCGGCTGCGGGCCCATCGCCTCTTCGACGTCGACGGCGGGCTGCTCGGCCGTCGGCGCTTCGAGGATCTGCCAGGCGCGGCGGCGCAGCAGATTCGGGCGGTGCGAGCGAGTCTGGGGGATCGATCGCTCTCCGTCACGCTGGCGCGGCGCTTCCAGCAGCCATTCGCCACGTTCGGGTGTTTCGTCCTGGTTCTTTCCGACACCGCGTTCGCCGCGCTGGGCTCCCTTGGTGTGCTCGTTGATCTTCATGATCGATCCACCTCCTCACTCCGGTTCGAGGGACATTCCCGAGGAGCATCGGGGCCGGTGCCTCGACCGTTGCAGGAAACCCGAAGTGGCGTCCGCCACGTCGGAGGAAGATCATCGCGACCCCGCCGGTTTACGGCACACTGCATGCCATGGCGTCCTCTGTGAGCAGGCGTTCCGTTCTTCGCGCGGCCGGTGTCACCGCCGCCGGAACCGCGGCGACATTCACCCTTTCGGGTGCATCTAGCGGGGCGGAGGCCCCGGTTTTCGCGCACGGGGTGGCCTCGGGTGACCCGATGCCCGATTCGGTTCTCCTCTGGACGCGGATCACCCCTTCGCCCGAGGCCGTTCCGGGATCCGGAAAAGGGGCGGCGGTGGACGTCCGGTGGGAGGTGGCGGAGGACGCCGGATTCGCCAGTGTCGTCGCTCGCGGTCACCTTCGGACCGGCCCGGAACGCGACCACACGGTGAAGGTGACGGCGGGCGGGCTGTGCGCGTCGACCGGGTATTGGTACCGGTTCACGGCTCAGGGGAAGGTCTCGCCGACCGGCCGGACCCGCACGGCGCCTTCGCGCGACGAGGACGTCGAGAGCCTGCGCTTCGGCGTGGTCTCGTGTGCGAACTGGGCTGTCGGTCACTTCGCCCCCTACGGCTATCTGGCCGGCCGTGACGACCTGGACGCCTTCATTCACCTGGGTGACTACCTCTACGAAGGAAATCCCAACCCTGCAAGTGATCTCCGGCCTTCGGTACCGCCCAACGAGTTGATCACCCTGGGGGACTACCGGCAACGTCACGCGATGTACAAGACCGACGAGCATCTCCGGCGGCTCCACGCCCGGCACCCGATGATCGCGACCTGGGACGACCACGAGGCCGCCG from Amycolatopsis sp. EV170708-02-1 includes:
- a CDS encoding C39 family peptidase, with product MRRFRTVVVAALAASALITAPAVAQAGNAVDVNAMAPPAKVEGVRAAAELNIQYQIQETGYWCGPAATRIAISAKNGNPPSQQQLANELPTTTNGTDWIGQVTRVLNNHVAGGWYETKEMPNDPPTQAQRDLLWRDIVLDIDKGYAIVANIVAPADNHPPGYPNYTIYHYFTIIGYNSDNMTVKIADPANFGGNQIYWLTFNQLATLIPPKGYSA
- the otsB gene encoding trehalose-phosphatase; the encoded protein is MTAEALPAELRRAIVQVARTPRLLVACDYDGTLAPITANPDEARPLPESVGALRSLAGLHETTTAVISGRALRDLATLSRLPAEVNLVGSHGSEFDIGFIHALDDKARELHRRLEAELENLVLDVPGVSLEVKPASIAVHVRRAEHEAGRRVLRDVHNGPSKWEGVSTTDGKEVVELAVVQTDKGRALDTLRHQVGATAAVFLGDDVTDEKAFARISGPDLGVKVGDGESLAQYRVPDTVDVAMALAFLLEERRNWLYGEQAPPIERLSLLANERSVALVTPDARLTWLCHPGPDAPAIFADLLGGAGAGHFSIKPHRNGLPLGQRYLPNTMTVETRWSRLLVTDYLEPESPAHRTDLVRVISGETAAEIVFAPRPEFGGVPVKLVAEGDGLLVQGTSEPFALRSPGVEWEITSDGMNDTATALVTPSPENPVVLELRCGTSDLGAHELSEVDRRARAGDYWSTWARTLKLPSVQTDLVGRSALTLRGLVNTDTGGVLAAATSSLPEEIGGVRNWDYRYCWIRDAAMTVRELVHLGSTEEAEGYLRWLHGVLSTLAGPERLHPLYTLAGSVIGAEAVIESLPGYAGSRPVRVGNLANHQVQLDVFGPVVELVQTLAEARGELRDEDWQMVRAMAEAVTRRWNEPDHGIWEERHVPRHRVYSRVMCWVTIDRAVKLGEVYGRAVPGAWPSLRDEIAADVLEKGWNEEVQAFTTAYDGTDLDAASLFVGLTGLIDPADPRFQSTVTAIEAELRSGSTVYRYRRDDGLPGGEGGFHICAAWLIEAYLLTGRRTEAEELFTQIVDAAGPTGLLPEQFDPIAERSLGNHPQAYSHIGLIRCANLLSQ
- a CDS encoding exo-alpha-sialidase gives rise to the protein MEFQLGIGTRKGLFLARSEDRENWELSEPKFPMEAVRAVALTPAKVYAAAVNEHFGPTIATSGDFGETWAEPDHAPVAFPADTETALEGIWQIVLAGDVVYAGVEPSALFRSEDGGETFELVRGLWDHEHRPHWTPGGGGQMIHTILPHPTDPRRITVAMSTGGVYRTEDGGKSWTASNRGISAGFLPDEEPEFGQCVHKVAMHPARPERFFLQNHGGVYRSDDDAKTWKSIAGGLPNDFGFAMVVHPSKPDTVYNFPLVADVLRFPPEGRCRVYRSEDAGETWTGLGNGLPDKGFYAGVLRDGMCVDARDGIYFGTRSGEVWASPDGGDSWHQVAAHLPDVLCVRAQVV
- a CDS encoding glycoside hydrolase family 6 protein — encoded protein: MRIKTLGLLAASLLALAATPAMAADGNPLEKTNGFYVDPNSNPAVWVKDHPGSTADKIKAAISTKAGARWFGNWSGDIKKAVDGYTYAADVADKLPILVAYNIPGRDCGGHSGGGAGSPEAYRTWISNFADGIGGKPAVVVIEPDALAQVDCLPTGERQTRLDLLKYAAEQFAAKAPNTWAYMDGGNSTWIPAATMADRLNAVGVKSIRGLAINVSNYKTTTDSANYGKAVSAALSSKYGYTKPFVIDTSRNGNGPLGSEWCNPAGRKLGATSQTGGGAEMLLWVKVPGDSDGKCGIAPNVEAGQFSPDLALRLISGT
- a CDS encoding threonine/serine exporter ThrE family protein; this translates as MKINEHTKGAQRGERGVGKNQDETPERGEWLLEAPRQRDGERSIPQTRSHRPNLLRRRAWQILEAPTAEQPAVDVEEAMGPQPPDDTTVNFVLDLVLRIGEVQMSSGAGASDVTATIIALTSALGLPHCEVDVIFTSITVTCHRGTDMAPVTALRVVRSRSLDYTRLTQTETLVRRIVRGNIGAEEAQQELQRITTAPHPYPRWVATAAWGGLAAFITLILGGSIDVALVALVISAVIDRLGRFLNRFALPFFFQQVIGGLVATLSAMAIVSSDLLTTDKPTLVVAAAVTVLLSGLSTVSAVQDAITGYYVTAAGRTMETALMSAGLIAGVVLALKIALLLDLPLTPLPEVVSSTPQDLPIIILGSVGASACFALASYSTLRAMIVAGAAGAVGGAVYGALMLTDFQAVSSSAVAATLVGFCGGVLARRLKVTPLVVAVSGITPLLPGLSTYRGLYQLGVESGGNISTLMTAVAIGLALAAGVVLGEYLAQPVRTGLGRLERKFAGPRMAGPLEPAERRLE
- a CDS encoding MoaD/ThiS family protein, which codes for MVRVLLPAMLRPLAGGAGTLEVDAPTLDAVLDSLGARYPALERRLRDETGALRRYVNFYVDGEECRRLDGAKTSLAEAAEVQIIPSVAGG
- a CDS encoding trehalose-6-phosphate synthase, encoding MDEVIAETSRTASADFVVVANRLPVDLERTADGSRRWTASPGGLVSALEPFLRSRKGAWVGWPGVPDVDVEEFDDDGLVLHPVSLTSDDVRDYYEGFSNATLWPLYHDVVARPVFDRSWWESYVRVNRRFAEASAKVAAEGATVWIQDYQLQLVPAMLRELRPDLRIGFFLHIPFPPVELFMQMPWRTEIVRGLVGADLVGFHRPGGAQNFLWLARQLAGLESSRGAVGIRTRPGLMQVGDRTVRVGAFPISIDAIGLDKLAKTKGVAERAAQLRRDLGNPKKVLLGVDRLDYTKGIDLRLQALHELLHEGRVRPEDVTFVQLATPSRERVEHYQRMRGDIEQMVGRINGEFARVGHPVVHYLHQSVNRTELAAFFSAADVMVVTPLRDGMNLVCKEYVACRHDLGGSLVLSEFAGAAAELTSALLVNPHDLDGVKNALETAITLDPAEGRRRMRAMRRQVLTHDVDRWARSFLQALGAEPAD